A region from the Streptomyces sp. 3214.6 genome encodes:
- a CDS encoding ribonuclease J, with protein sequence MSHPHPELAPPPPLPAGGLRVTPLGGLGEIGRNMTVFEYGGRLLIVDCGVLFPEEEQPGIDLILPDFSSIRDRLDAVEGIVLTHGHEDHIGAVPYLLREKPDIPLIGSKLTLALIEAKLQEHRIRPYTLEVAEGHRERIGPFDCEFIAVNHSIPDALAVAIRTPAGMAVHTGDFKMDQLPLDGRLTDLHAFARLSEEGIDLLLSDSTNAEVPGFVPPERDISNVLRTVFAGARKRIIVASFASHVHRIQQILDTAHEYGRRVAFVGRSMVRNMGIARDLGYLKVPPGLVVDVKTLDDLPDHEVVLVCTGSQGEPMAALSRMANRDHQIRIVPGDTVILASSLIPGNENAVYRVINGLTRWGAHVVHKGNAKVHVSGHASAGELLYFYNICRPKNLMPVHGEWRHLRANAELGAMTGVPHDRIVIAEDGVVVDLVEGKAKISGKVQAGYVYVDGLSVGDVGEPALKDRKILGDEGIISVFVVVDSSTGKITGGPHIQARGSGIEDSAFSDVAPKIAEVLERSAQDGVVEPHQLQQLIRRTLGKWVSDTYRRRPMILPVVVEV encoded by the coding sequence TTGAGTCATCCGCATCCCGAACTCGCCCCGCCCCCGCCGCTCCCCGCGGGAGGCCTCCGGGTCACCCCACTCGGCGGCCTCGGCGAAATCGGCCGGAACATGACGGTCTTCGAGTACGGCGGCCGTCTGCTGATCGTCGACTGCGGTGTGCTGTTCCCCGAGGAGGAGCAGCCCGGAATCGACCTGATCCTTCCGGACTTCTCGTCCATCAGGGACCGCCTCGACGCCGTCGAGGGCATCGTCCTCACCCATGGCCACGAGGACCACATCGGCGCCGTCCCCTATCTCCTGCGGGAGAAGCCGGACATCCCACTGATCGGCTCCAAGCTGACTCTCGCGCTCATCGAGGCCAAGCTCCAGGAGCACCGGATCCGCCCGTACACCCTCGAGGTGGCGGAGGGGCACCGCGAGCGCATCGGCCCGTTCGACTGCGAGTTCATCGCCGTCAACCACTCGATCCCGGACGCCCTCGCGGTCGCCATCCGCACACCGGCGGGCATGGCCGTCCACACGGGCGACTTCAAGATGGACCAGCTCCCGCTGGACGGCCGTCTCACGGATCTACACGCGTTCGCACGTCTGAGCGAGGAAGGCATCGACCTCCTTCTCTCCGACTCCACGAACGCCGAAGTCCCCGGTTTCGTGCCGCCCGAGCGGGACATCTCCAACGTCCTGCGCACAGTTTTCGCGGGCGCCCGCAAGCGGATCATCGTGGCGAGCTTCGCCAGCCACGTCCACCGCATCCAGCAGATCCTGGACACGGCGCACGAGTACGGCCGCCGGGTCGCCTTCGTGGGCCGCTCGATGGTCCGCAACATGGGCATCGCCCGTGACCTGGGCTACCTCAAGGTGCCGCCGGGTCTGGTCGTGGACGTCAAGACCCTCGACGACCTTCCGGACCACGAGGTGGTCCTGGTCTGCACGGGCTCCCAGGGCGAACCGATGGCGGCCCTGTCCCGCATGGCCAACCGCGACCACCAGATCCGCATCGTCCCCGGCGACACGGTGATCCTGGCGTCGTCGCTCATCCCCGGCAACGAGAACGCGGTCTACCGCGTGATCAACGGACTGACCCGCTGGGGTGCGCACGTCGTCCACAAGGGCAACGCCAAGGTCCACGTCTCGGGCCACGCGTCCGCGGGCGAGCTCCTGTACTTCTACAACATCTGCCGCCCGAAGAACCTGATGCCGGTGCACGGCGAATGGCGCCACCTGAGGGCCAACGCCGAGCTGGGCGCCATGACCGGCGTCCCGCACGACCGCATCGTCATCGCCGAGGACGGCGTCGTCGTCGACCTCGTCGAGGGCAAGGCCAAGATCTCCGGCAAGGTCCAGGCGGGTTACGTCTACGTCGACGGCCTCTCGGTCGGTGACGTCGGGGAGCCGGCCCTGAAGGACCGGAAGATCCTGGGCGACGAGGGCATCATCTCGGTCTTCGTCGTCGTGGACTCCTCCACCGGCAAGATCACCGGTGGCCCGCACATCCAGGCCCGCGGCTCGGGCATCGAGGACTCGGCCTTCTCGGACGTCGCCCCGAAGATCGCCGAGGTCCTGGAACGCTCGGCCCAGGACGGCGTGGTCGAACCCCACCAGCTGCAGCAACTCATCCGCCGCACCCTGGGCAAGTGGGTCTCCGACACCTATCGCCGCAGGCCGATGATCCTCCCGGTCGTGGTCGAGGTCTGA
- the dapA gene encoding 4-hydroxy-tetrahydrodipicolinate synthase — MAPTSTPQTPFGRVLTAMVTPFTADGALDLDGAQRLATHLVDAGNDGLIVNGTTGESPTTSDAEKSDLVRAVLEAVGDRAHVVAGVGTNDTHHSVELAKAAERTGAHGLLVVTPYYNKPPQEGLYRHFTAVADAADLPVMLYDIPGRSGVPISTETLVRLAEHPRIVANKDAKGDLGRASWAIARSRLAWYSGDDMLNLPLLSVGAVGFVSVVGHVVTPDLRALVEAFTAGDVQKATEIHQKLLPVYTGMFRTQGVMTTKAALALQGLPAGPLRSPMVECSPEEIEQLKIDLAAGGVQL, encoded by the coding sequence ATGGCTCCGACCTCCACTCCGCAGACCCCCTTCGGGAGGGTCCTCACCGCCATGGTCACGCCCTTCACGGCGGACGGCGCACTCGACCTCGACGGCGCCCAGCGGCTCGCCACCCACCTGGTGGACGCAGGCAACGACGGCCTGATCGTCAACGGCACCACCGGTGAGTCACCCACCACCAGCGACGCGGAGAAATCGGACCTGGTACGAGCCGTCCTGGAGGCCGTCGGAGACCGCGCCCACGTGGTCGCCGGCGTCGGCACCAACGACACCCACCACAGCGTCGAGCTGGCCAAGGCCGCGGAGCGGACGGGCGCGCACGGCCTCCTGGTCGTCACCCCGTACTACAACAAGCCCCCGCAGGAGGGCCTCTACCGCCACTTCACGGCCGTCGCCGACGCCGCCGACCTACCGGTCATGCTCTACGACATCCCCGGCCGCAGCGGCGTCCCGATCAGCACCGAGACACTCGTCCGCCTCGCCGAGCACCCGCGGATCGTCGCCAACAAGGACGCCAAGGGTGACCTGGGCCGCGCGAGCTGGGCCATCGCGCGCTCCCGCCTCGCCTGGTACTCCGGCGACGACATGCTGAACCTGCCGCTGCTCTCCGTGGGCGCGGTCGGCTTCGTCTCCGTGGTCGGCCATGTGGTCACGCCGGACCTGCGCGCCCTCGTCGAGGCGTTCACCGCCGGTGACGTCCAGAAGGCCACCGAGATCCACCAGAAGCTGCTCCCGGTCTACACGGGCATGTTCCGCACCCAGGGCGTCATGACGACGAAGGCGGCGCTCGCTCTGCAGGGCCTGCCCGCCGGCCCGCTGCGCTCGCCCATGGTCGAGTGCTCACCCGAAGAGATCGAACAGCTCAAGATCGATCTTGCCGCGGGCGGGGTACAGCTCTGA
- the thyX gene encoding FAD-dependent thymidylate synthase: MTDTPADDLKPGFRSDVTVELIKHTASDADVLFAARVSTAGEQSLDELGKDPERSKGLINYLMRDRHGSPFEHNSMTFFISAPIFVFREFMRHRVGWSYNEESGRYRELQPVFYVPDASRKLVQEGRPGKYVFVEGTQAQQELVGRTMEDSYRQAYEAYQEMLAAGVAREVARAVLPVGLFSSMYATCNARSLMHFLGLRTQHELAKVPSFPQREIEMVGERMEAEWAKLMPLTYAAFNANGRVAP, encoded by the coding sequence GTGACCGACACCCCAGCCGATGACCTCAAGCCCGGCTTCCGCAGTGATGTCACCGTCGAGCTGATCAAGCACACGGCCTCCGACGCCGACGTGCTGTTCGCCGCCCGCGTCTCCACCGCCGGGGAGCAGTCGCTGGACGAGCTGGGCAAGGACCCCGAGCGCTCCAAGGGGCTGATCAACTACCTGATGCGGGACCGGCACGGCAGCCCGTTCGAGCACAACTCGATGACCTTCTTCATCAGCGCCCCGATCTTCGTCTTCCGCGAGTTCATGCGGCACCGCGTGGGCTGGTCGTACAACGAGGAGTCGGGCCGCTACCGCGAGCTCCAGCCGGTCTTCTACGTCCCCGACGCCTCCCGCAAGCTGGTCCAGGAGGGCCGCCCCGGCAAGTACGTCTTCGTCGAGGGCACCCAGGCCCAGCAGGAGCTTGTCGGCCGCACCATGGAGGACTCCTACCGCCAGGCCTACGAGGCCTACCAGGAGATGCTCGCCGCCGGCGTCGCCCGCGAGGTCGCCCGCGCGGTCCTCCCGGTCGGCCTGTTCTCCTCGATGTACGCCACCTGCAACGCCCGCTCGCTGATGCACTTCCTGGGCCTGCGCACCCAGCACGAGCTGGCGAAGGTCCCGTCCTTCCCGCAGCGGGAGATCGAGATGGTGGGCGAGAGGATGGAGGCGGAGTGGGCCAAGCTCATGCCCCTGACGTACGCCGCCTTCAACGCCAATGGCCGCGTCGCGCCCTGA
- the dapB gene encoding 4-hydroxy-tetrahydrodipicolinate reductase, whose translation MSKLRVAVLGANGRIGSEAVRAVEAAEDMELVAALGRGDKLRTLTETGAQVAVELTTPASVMDNLDYCVGHGIHAVVGTTGWTDERLAQLRGWLADSPETGVLIAPNFSIGAVLTMKFAQIAAPYFESVEVVELHHPNKVDAPSGTATRTAQLIAEARREAGTAPAPDATVTALDGARGASVDGIPVHAVRLRGLLAHQEVLLGGEGETLTVRHDSLHHSSFMPGILLGARRVVTTPGLTFGLEHFLDLG comes from the coding sequence ATGAGCAAGCTGCGCGTGGCGGTCCTCGGCGCCAACGGCCGGATCGGTTCCGAGGCGGTACGGGCGGTCGAGGCCGCCGAGGACATGGAGCTGGTGGCCGCCCTCGGCCGCGGCGACAAGCTTCGGACGCTGACCGAGACCGGCGCCCAGGTCGCGGTCGAACTGACCACGCCCGCCTCGGTCATGGACAACCTCGACTACTGCGTAGGCCACGGCATCCACGCCGTGGTCGGCACGACCGGCTGGACCGACGAGCGCCTCGCGCAGCTCAGGGGCTGGCTGGCCGACTCCCCGGAGACGGGCGTGCTCATCGCGCCCAACTTCTCCATCGGGGCCGTCCTGACCATGAAGTTCGCCCAGATCGCCGCCCCGTACTTCGAATCCGTCGAGGTCGTCGAACTCCATCACCCCAACAAGGTGGACGCCCCGTCCGGCACCGCCACCCGCACCGCCCAGCTCATCGCCGAGGCCCGTCGCGAGGCGGGCACGGCCCCCGCGCCCGACGCCACGGTCACCGCCCTGGACGGCGCGCGGGGGGCCAGCGTGGACGGCATCCCCGTGCACGCCGTCCGCCTGCGCGGCCTGCTGGCCCACCAGGAGGTCCTGCTGGGCGGCGAGGGCGAGACCCTCACGGTCCGCCACGACTCGCTGCACCACAGCAGCTTCATGCCGGGCATCCTGCTGGGCGCCCGCCGGGTCGTGACGACGCCGGGCCTCACCTTCGGCCTGGAACACTTCCTGGACCTCGGCTGA
- a CDS encoding M16 family metallopeptidase, which translates to MTSRSSTATARTSSEARAVARTQTLIKGTAGIGVVRKTTLPGGLRIVTETLPSVRSATFGIWAHVGSRDETPSLNGATHYLEHLLFKGTTRRSALDISSALDAVGGEMNAFTAKEYTCYYARVLDTDLPLAIDVVCDMLTGSLILEEDVNVERGAILEEIAMTEDDPGDCVHDLFAHTMFGDNALGRPVLGTVDTVNALTADRIRRFYKKHYDPTHLVVAAAGNIDHNKVVRQVRAAFEKAGALNSPDAAPIAPRDGRRAIRTAGRVELIGRKTEQAHVVLGMPGLARTDDRRWALGVLNTALGGGMSSRLFQEVREKRGLAYSVYSYTSGFADCGLFGVYAGCRPSQVHDVLKICRDELDQVAEQGLSDDEIGRAIGQLRGSTVLGLEDTGALMNRIGKSELCWGEQMSVDDMLTRIAAVTPDEVRAVARDILGRRPSLSVIGPLKDKQASRLHDAVA; encoded by the coding sequence GTGACGTCTCGTAGCTCCACGGCGACGGCCCGCACCTCTTCGGAGGCGCGGGCCGTCGCCCGTACCCAAACCCTGATCAAGGGCACGGCCGGCATCGGCGTCGTCCGCAAGACCACCCTGCCGGGCGGCCTGCGGATCGTCACCGAAACCCTCCCCTCGGTGCGCTCGGCCACCTTCGGTATCTGGGCGCACGTCGGCTCCCGCGACGAGACGCCGTCCCTGAACGGCGCCACGCACTACCTGGAGCACCTCCTCTTCAAGGGGACGACCCGCAGGTCCGCGCTGGACATCTCCTCCGCGCTCGACGCCGTCGGCGGCGAGATGAACGCGTTCACCGCGAAGGAGTACACGTGCTACTACGCGCGCGTGCTCGACACGGACCTGCCGCTCGCCATCGACGTCGTCTGCGACATGCTGACCGGCTCGCTCATCCTCGAGGAGGACGTCAACGTCGAGCGCGGCGCGATCCTCGAAGAGATCGCGATGACCGAGGACGACCCCGGCGACTGCGTGCACGACCTCTTCGCCCACACGATGTTCGGCGACAACGCCCTCGGCCGCCCGGTCCTCGGCACCGTCGACACGGTCAACGCCCTCACCGCCGACCGCATCCGCCGCTTCTACAAGAAGCACTACGACCCCACCCACCTCGTGGTCGCGGCCGCCGGCAACATCGACCACAACAAGGTCGTACGCCAGGTCCGGGCGGCCTTCGAGAAGGCGGGCGCCCTCAACAGCCCCGACGCCGCACCCATCGCCCCGCGCGACGGACGGCGCGCGATCCGCACGGCCGGCCGCGTCGAGCTGATCGGCCGCAAGACCGAGCAGGCGCACGTCGTCCTCGGCATGCCCGGCCTGGCCCGCACGGACGACCGCCGCTGGGCTCTCGGCGTGCTCAACACGGCCCTCGGCGGCGGCATGTCGTCCCGCCTGTTCCAGGAGGTCCGTGAGAAGCGCGGCCTGGCCTACAGCGTGTACTCGTACACCTCCGGCTTCGCCGACTGCGGCCTCTTCGGCGTGTACGCGGGCTGCCGGCCGTCCCAGGTCCACGACGTGCTGAAGATCTGCCGGGACGAACTCGACCAGGTCGCCGAGCAGGGCCTGTCCGACGACGAGATCGGCCGCGCCATCGGCCAGCTCAGGGGCTCCACGGTCCTCGGCCTGGAGGACACCGGCGCGCTCATGAACCGCATCGGCAAGAGCGAGCTGTGCTGGGGTGAGCAGATGTCGGTCGACGACATGCTGACCCGGATAGCGGCCGTGACCCCGGACGAGGTGCGGGCCGTGGCCCGCGACATCCTGGGCCGACGCCCGTCGCTGTCGGTCATCGGCCCGCTCAAGGACAAGCAGGCCTCCCGGCTGCACGACGCTGTGGCCTGA
- a CDS encoding polyribonucleotide nucleotidyltransferase encodes MENETHYAEAVIDNGSFGTRTIRFETGRLAKQAAGSAVAYLDDDTMVLSATTASKNPKDQLDFFPLTVDVEERMYAAGKIPGSFFRREGRPSEDAILTCRLIDRPLRPSFKKGLRNEIQVVATIMALNPDHLYDVVAINAASASTQLAGLPFSGPIGGVRVALINGQWVAFPTHTELEDAVFDMVVAGRVLEDGDVAIMMVEAEATEKTIQLVKGGAEAPTEEVVASGLDAAKPFIKVLCKAQADLAAKAAKPTGEFPVFLDYQDDVLEALTAAVRPELASALTIAGKQEREAELDRVKGLAAEKLLPEFEGREKEISAAYRSLTKSLVRERVIKEKKRIDGRGLTDIRTLAAEVEAIPRVHGSALFERGETQILGVTTLNMLRMEQQLDTLSPVTRKRYMHNYNFPPYSVGETGRVGSPKRREIGHGALAERAIVPVLPTREEFPYAIRQVSEALGSNGSTSMGSVCASTMSLLNAGVPLKAPVAGIAMGLISQEINGETHYVALTDILGAEDAFGDMDFKVAGTKEFVTALQLDTKLDGIPASVLAAALKQARDARLHILDVMMEAIDTPDEMSPNAPRIITVKIPVDKIGEVIGPKGKMINQIQEDTGAEITIEDDGTIYIGAQVGSQAEAARATINGIANPTMPEVGERYLGTVVKTTTFGAFVSLLPGKDGLLHISQIRKLAGGKRVENVEDVLGVGQKVQVEIAEIDSRGKLSLIPVVEGEAESDSGSAAGDDDKKDDTDK; translated from the coding sequence GTGGAGAACGAGACCCACTACGCCGAGGCCGTCATCGACAACGGCTCCTTCGGCACCCGCACCATCCGCTTCGAGACGGGCCGCCTGGCCAAGCAGGCCGCCGGCTCCGCCGTGGCGTACCTGGACGACGACACCATGGTGCTGTCGGCCACCACCGCATCCAAGAACCCCAAGGACCAGCTCGACTTCTTCCCCCTCACGGTGGACGTCGAGGAGCGGATGTACGCCGCCGGCAAGATCCCCGGCAGCTTCTTCCGCCGTGAGGGCCGGCCGAGCGAGGACGCGATCCTCACTTGCCGCCTCATCGACCGCCCGCTGCGCCCGTCCTTCAAGAAGGGCCTGCGCAACGAGATCCAGGTCGTCGCCACGATCATGGCGCTCAACCCCGACCACCTGTACGACGTCGTGGCGATCAACGCCGCCTCCGCGTCCACGCAGCTGGCCGGTCTGCCCTTCTCCGGCCCGATCGGCGGCGTCCGCGTCGCGCTGATCAACGGCCAGTGGGTCGCGTTCCCGACGCACACCGAGCTCGAGGACGCCGTCTTCGACATGGTCGTCGCGGGCCGCGTCCTGGAGGACGGCGACGTCGCGATCATGATGGTCGAGGCCGAGGCCACCGAGAAGACCATCCAGCTGGTCAAGGGCGGCGCCGAGGCGCCGACCGAGGAGGTCGTCGCCTCCGGTCTGGACGCCGCGAAGCCCTTCATCAAGGTGCTCTGCAAGGCCCAGGCCGACCTCGCCGCCAAGGCAGCCAAGCCCACCGGCGAGTTCCCGGTCTTCCTCGACTACCAGGACGACGTCCTGGAGGCGCTCACCGCCGCCGTCCGCCCGGAGCTGGCCTCCGCGCTGACCATCGCGGGCAAGCAGGAGCGCGAGGCCGAGCTGGACCGCGTCAAGGGTCTGGCCGCCGAGAAGCTCCTGCCGGAGTTCGAGGGTCGCGAGAAGGAGATCTCCGCCGCGTACCGCTCGCTGACCAAGTCCCTGGTCCGTGAGCGCGTCATCAAGGAGAAGAAGCGCATCGACGGCCGCGGGCTGACGGACATCCGTACGCTCGCCGCCGAGGTCGAGGCCATCCCGCGCGTGCACGGCTCGGCGCTGTTCGAGCGTGGCGAGACCCAGATCCTGGGCGTCACCACCCTCAACATGCTCCGCATGGAGCAGCAGCTGGACACCCTCTCCCCGGTGACCCGCAAGCGCTACATGCACAACTACAACTTCCCGCCGTACTCCGTCGGCGAGACCGGCCGCGTCGGCTCCCCGAAGCGCCGCGAGATCGGCCACGGCGCCCTCGCCGAGCGCGCCATCGTGCCGGTCCTGCCGACGCGCGAGGAGTTCCCCTACGCGATCCGTCAGGTGTCCGAGGCCCTCGGCTCCAACGGCTCGACGTCCATGGGCTCGGTCTGCGCCTCCACCATGTCGCTGCTGAACGCCGGTGTGCCCCTGAAGGCCCCCGTCGCCGGCATCGCCATGGGCCTGATCTCCCAGGAGATCAACGGCGAGACGCACTACGTCGCCCTCACCGACATCCTCGGTGCGGAGGACGCCTTCGGCGACATGGACTTCAAGGTCGCCGGCACCAAGGAGTTCGTCACCGCCCTCCAGCTCGACACCAAGCTGGACGGCATCCCGGCGTCCGTCCTGGCCGCGGCCCTCAAGCAGGCCCGCGACGCCCGCCTCCACATCCTCGACGTGATGATGGAAGCGATCGACACGCCGGACGAGATGTCCCCCAACGCCCCGCGGATCATCACCGTCAAGATCCCCGTGGACAAGATCGGCGAGGTCATCGGCCCCAAGGGCAAGATGATCAACCAGATCCAGGAGGACACCGGCGCCGAGATCACGATCGAGGACGACGGCACCATCTACATCGGTGCCCAGGTCGGCTCGCAGGCCGAGGCCGCCCGCGCCACGATCAACGGCATCGCCAACCCGACCATGCCGGAGGTCGGCGAGCGCTACCTGGGTACCGTCGTGAAGACGACGACCTTCGGCGCGTTCGTGTCGCTGCTCCCGGGCAAGGACGGTCTGCTGCACATCTCGCAGATCCGCAAGCTCGCCGGCGGCAAGCGCGTGGAGAACGTCGAGGACGTCCTCGGAGTGGGCCAGAAGGTCCAGGTCGAGATCGCCGAGATCGACTCCCGCGGCAAGCTCTCCCTGATCCCCGTGGTCGAGGGCGAAGCCGAGTCCGACAGCGGCTCCGCCGCGGGTGACGACGACAAGAAGGACGACACCGACAAGTGA
- the rpsO gene encoding 30S ribosomal protein S15, with amino-acid sequence MPLDAATKKQIITEFGQKEGDTGSPEVQVAMLSRRISDLTEHLKTHKHDHHSRRGLLILVGQRRRLLQYLAKKDIQRFRALVDRLGIRRGAAGAK; translated from the coding sequence GTGCCGCTCGACGCCGCTACGAAGAAGCAGATCATCACCGAGTTCGGCCAGAAGGAGGGCGACACCGGCTCCCCCGAGGTCCAGGTCGCCATGCTGTCGCGCCGGATCTCGGACCTGACCGAGCACCTCAAGACCCACAAGCACGACCACCACTCCCGTCGTGGTCTGCTGATCCTGGTCGGTCAGCGTCGCCGCCTGCTGCAGTACCTCGCCAAGAAGGACATCCAGCGCTTCCGTGCGCTGGTCGACCGCCTCGGCATCCGCCGCGGTGCGGCGGGCGCCAAGTAG
- a CDS encoding DUF397 domain-containing protein, with the protein MAETEEQIKARKERERDELYALDISGVEWKCAPGTEEHEERVEIAELPDGAVAMRSSLDPETVLRYTEAEWRAFVLGARDGEFDLEPAPHNGGLAAE; encoded by the coding sequence ATGGCGGAGACGGAAGAGCAGATCAAGGCGCGCAAGGAGCGGGAGCGGGACGAGCTGTACGCGCTCGACATCTCCGGCGTCGAGTGGAAGTGCGCTCCGGGCACGGAGGAGCACGAGGAGCGCGTCGAGATCGCCGAGCTGCCCGACGGGGCCGTGGCGATGCGGTCCTCGCTCGACCCGGAGACGGTGCTGCGGTACACCGAGGCGGAGTGGCGGGCGTTCGTGCTGGGCGCCCGGGACGGCGAGTTCGATCTGGAGCCGGCGCCGCACAACGGGGGTCTGGCGGCGGAGTAG
- the eccD gene encoding type VII secretion integral membrane protein EccD: MSIAASAAATGEGRGNGTAPAAATGLGFCRVTIVAPDSRIDVALPDDVPVADIYPEILRLSRQSPAEGAPVGYHLVRRDGAVLDSSRSFAAQHILDGELLTLRPFAESLPPAVFDDVSEAVASAVTREHTLWNGDLTRAAGLVGGGVLPALLAFVAWTGDPHHDMNSLPGVLAAVVGVLLVALACVRARVYDDRGSAVALGLGALPSVAVAGSGLLPLSDGQGIGKLQFLLACAAVLLASVLLTLCSPRGDGPFVAFVVASGAGLAAVFTATLAHWTPAETAALCAPVGVGALAFLPGLSMRFARLPIGFDTPDSGTRSAYGTDPAPREPVDAERIAAQARRGHELLVGLVGGCAVITVGACTVLGFSDDVWAQLLALATGIALLMRAHLFRYTAQVAPVLAAGLASLVLLGLGLALDPPHSAIRAALTGDRADLDIRTIWLVAAIAAASAIVTAVGLITSRGGLTPFWGRFTEIAEGFVLLTLVPLALAVFDVYATARSMTG, encoded by the coding sequence GTGAGTATCGCGGCCTCCGCGGCAGCCACCGGAGAAGGGCGCGGCAACGGAACCGCTCCCGCGGCGGCGACGGGGCTCGGCTTCTGCCGGGTCACCATCGTCGCCCCCGACAGCCGGATCGACGTGGCACTGCCCGACGACGTCCCCGTCGCCGACATCTACCCGGAGATCCTCAGGCTCTCCCGGCAGAGCCCCGCCGAGGGCGCCCCGGTCGGCTACCACCTCGTCCGCCGGGACGGCGCCGTCCTCGACAGTTCACGCTCGTTCGCCGCCCAGCACATCCTCGACGGCGAACTCCTCACCCTGCGCCCCTTCGCCGAGTCGCTGCCGCCCGCCGTCTTCGACGACGTGTCCGAGGCGGTCGCCTCCGCCGTGACGCGCGAGCACACCCTGTGGAACGGCGACCTGACCCGCGCCGCAGGCCTCGTGGGCGGAGGCGTCCTGCCGGCCCTGCTCGCCTTCGTGGCCTGGACCGGCGACCCGCACCACGACATGAACAGCCTGCCCGGCGTTCTCGCCGCGGTCGTCGGCGTCCTGCTGGTCGCCCTCGCCTGTGTCCGGGCCCGCGTCTACGACGACCGCGGCTCCGCCGTCGCCCTGGGACTCGGCGCCCTGCCAAGCGTGGCGGTCGCGGGCTCCGGGCTGCTCCCGCTCTCCGACGGCCAGGGCATCGGCAAACTCCAGTTCCTGCTGGCCTGCGCCGCGGTCCTGCTGGCCTCGGTGCTGCTCACCCTGTGCTCCCCCCGCGGCGACGGCCCCTTCGTCGCCTTCGTCGTCGCCTCCGGCGCGGGCCTGGCGGCGGTGTTCACGGCGACCCTCGCGCACTGGACCCCGGCCGAGACCGCCGCCCTGTGCGCGCCCGTCGGCGTGGGCGCCCTGGCCTTCCTGCCCGGCCTGTCCATGCGCTTCGCCCGCCTGCCGATCGGCTTCGACACCCCGGACTCCGGTACGCGCAGCGCCTACGGCACCGACCCCGCCCCCCGCGAGCCGGTCGACGCCGAGCGGATCGCCGCCCAGGCCCGCCGCGGCCACGAACTGCTGGTGGGCCTGGTCGGCGGCTGCGCGGTGATCACGGTCGGCGCCTGCACGGTCCTCGGGTTCTCCGACGACGTCTGGGCCCAGCTCCTCGCGCTGGCCACGGGCATCGCCCTGCTGATGCGCGCCCACCTCTTCCGCTACACCGCCCAGGTCGCGCCCGTGCTGGCCGCGGGCCTCGCCTCCCTCGTCCTGCTCGGCCTCGGCCTGGCCCTCGACCCGCCCCACTCGGCGATCCGCGCCGCCCTCACGGGCGACCGCGCCGACCTGGACATCCGTACGATCTGGCTCGTCGCCGCGATCGCCGCGGCCTCCGCGATCGTCACCGCCGTCGGCCTGATCACCTCGCGCGGCGGTCTCACGCCGTTCTGGGGCCGGTTCACGGAGATCGCCGAGGGCTTCGTCCTGCTGACCCTCGTACCGCTGGCCCTGGCCGTCTTCGACGTGTACGCGACCGCCCGCTCGATGACCGGCTGA